The Geotrypetes seraphini chromosome 8, aGeoSer1.1, whole genome shotgun sequence genome includes a region encoding these proteins:
- the POLR2E gene encoding DNA-directed RNA polymerases I, II, and III subunit RPABC1 isoform X1 produces the protein MDDEEETYRLWKIRKTIMQLCHDRGYLVTQDELDQTLDEFKAQFGDKPSEGRPRRTDLTVLVAHNDDPTDQMFVFFPEEPKVGIKTIKMYCQRMQEENITRALIVVQQGMTPSAKQSLVDMAPKYILEQFLQQELLINITEHELVPEHVVMTKDEVTELLARYKLRESQLPRIQAGDPVARYFGIKRGQVVKIIRPSETAGRYITYRLVQ, from the exons ATGGATGATGAGGAAGAGACTTACCGGCTGTGGAAGATTCGCAAAACAATTATGCAG CTCTGCCATGACCGAGGTTATTTAGTAACCCAGGATGAGCTGGATCAAACATTGGATGAGTTTAAAGCTCAGTTTGGGGACAAGCCCAGTGAAGGACGCCCACGACGTACTGACCTCACAGTGCTGGTGGCACACAATGATGACCCAACAGATCAGATGTTTGTCTTTTTTCCAG AGGAGCCAAAGGTTGGCATTAAAACTATCAAGATGTATTGCCAGAGAATGCAAGAGGAGAACATTACGAGAGCTTTGATTGTTGTGCAGCAGGGCATGACACCTTCAGCAAAACAG TCACTTGTAGACATGGCTCCAAAATATATCCTTGAGCAATTTCTACAACAGGAGTTACTTATCAATATCACAGAACATGAG ctGGTTCCAGAACATGTGGTGATGACAAAAGATGAAGTGACAGAGCTATTGGCCAGATA CAAGCTGAGAGAGTCACAGCTGCCCAGAATTCAAGCAGGAGACCCTGTGGCACGCTATTTTGGGATAAAACGTGGACAG GTAGTGAAGATTATTAGACCCAGTGAAACAGCTGGGCGATACATCACTTACAGACTAGTCCAGTAA
- the POLR2E gene encoding DNA-directed RNA polymerases I, II, and III subunit RPABC1 isoform X3 — MFVFFPEEPKVGIKTIKMYCQRMQEENITRALIVVQQGMTPSAKQSLVDMAPKYILEQFLQQELLINITEHELVPEHVVMTKDEVTELLARYKLRESQLPRIQAGDPVARYFGIKRGQVVKIIRPSETAGRYITYRLVQ, encoded by the exons ATGTTTGTCTTTTTTCCAG AGGAGCCAAAGGTTGGCATTAAAACTATCAAGATGTATTGCCAGAGAATGCAAGAGGAGAACATTACGAGAGCTTTGATTGTTGTGCAGCAGGGCATGACACCTTCAGCAAAACAG TCACTTGTAGACATGGCTCCAAAATATATCCTTGAGCAATTTCTACAACAGGAGTTACTTATCAATATCACAGAACATGAG ctGGTTCCAGAACATGTGGTGATGACAAAAGATGAAGTGACAGAGCTATTGGCCAGATA CAAGCTGAGAGAGTCACAGCTGCCCAGAATTCAAGCAGGAGACCCTGTGGCACGCTATTTTGGGATAAAACGTGGACAG GTAGTGAAGATTATTAGACCCAGTGAAACAGCTGGGCGATACATCACTTACAGACTAGTCCAGTAA
- the POLR2E gene encoding DNA-directed RNA polymerases I, II, and III subunit RPABC1 isoform X2: MDDEEETYRLWKIRKTIMQLCHDRGYLVTQDELDQTLDEFKAQFGDKPSEGRPRRTDLTVLVAHNDDPTDQMFVFFPEEPKVGIKTIKMYCQRMQEENITRALIVVQQGMTPSAKQLVPEHVVMTKDEVTELLARYKLRESQLPRIQAGDPVARYFGIKRGQVVKIIRPSETAGRYITYRLVQ; encoded by the exons ATGGATGATGAGGAAGAGACTTACCGGCTGTGGAAGATTCGCAAAACAATTATGCAG CTCTGCCATGACCGAGGTTATTTAGTAACCCAGGATGAGCTGGATCAAACATTGGATGAGTTTAAAGCTCAGTTTGGGGACAAGCCCAGTGAAGGACGCCCACGACGTACTGACCTCACAGTGCTGGTGGCACACAATGATGACCCAACAGATCAGATGTTTGTCTTTTTTCCAG AGGAGCCAAAGGTTGGCATTAAAACTATCAAGATGTATTGCCAGAGAATGCAAGAGGAGAACATTACGAGAGCTTTGATTGTTGTGCAGCAGGGCATGACACCTTCAGCAAAACAG ctGGTTCCAGAACATGTGGTGATGACAAAAGATGAAGTGACAGAGCTATTGGCCAGATA CAAGCTGAGAGAGTCACAGCTGCCCAGAATTCAAGCAGGAGACCCTGTGGCACGCTATTTTGGGATAAAACGTGGACAG GTAGTGAAGATTATTAGACCCAGTGAAACAGCTGGGCGATACATCACTTACAGACTAGTCCAGTAA